Proteins encoded within one genomic window of Pedobacter africanus:
- a CDS encoding Rossmann-like and DUF2520 domain-containing protein, translated as MKIVCIGSGNVATHMANAFKENEADIVQVWSKDFNNALALAAETGAQAVADLKEIDQDADLYLIAVKDDAIVKVVRALQEVNGLVVHTSGATDMEVLAGIKNYGVFYPLQTFSKAEPIDFIHVPLCLEANSPENLSALRLIAVKLSPLIYEVSTQKRKILHLAGVFACNFVNHMYRLSQQIVEKNEIDFEILRPLIMETAVKVQHALPENVQTGPAIRNDRQTLLKHEELLHKSPHLKEIYAILSNSIKKTR; from the coding sequence ATGAAGATTGTTTGCATAGGTTCTGGTAATGTAGCCACACATATGGCTAATGCCTTCAAAGAAAATGAAGCCGATATTGTTCAGGTTTGGAGTAAGGATTTTAATAATGCCTTAGCTTTAGCAGCTGAAACCGGTGCCCAGGCTGTGGCCGATTTGAAAGAGATTGACCAGGACGCAGACTTGTACCTTATCGCGGTAAAAGATGATGCGATTGTAAAGGTGGTCAGGGCCCTTCAAGAGGTCAACGGTTTGGTTGTACACACTTCGGGTGCCACAGATATGGAAGTATTGGCTGGTATAAAAAATTATGGTGTGTTTTATCCGCTGCAAACCTTTTCCAAAGCAGAGCCTATAGATTTCATTCATGTACCCTTATGTCTGGAGGCCAACAGTCCGGAAAACCTGAGTGCATTGAGGCTCATTGCCGTTAAACTGAGCCCGCTCATTTACGAAGTAAGCACCCAGAAACGTAAAATATTACACCTGGCGGGCGTTTTTGCCTGTAACTTTGTTAACCATATGTACAGGTTAAGTCAGCAGATCGTTGAAAAGAACGAAATCGATTTTGAGATCCTCAGGCCGCTGATCATGGAAACCGCAGTAAAAGTACAGCATGCCCTGCCTGAAAATGTGCAGACCGGTCCGGCCATACGGAACGATAGGCAAACCCTATTAAAACATGAAGAACTATTGCATAAGAGCCCTCATCTGAAGGAAATCTATGCAATTTTAAGTAATAGCATTAAAAAAACACGATAA
- a CDS encoding Maf family nucleotide pyrophosphatase, with protein MYQQSLPIILASKSPRRQELLSAMNLDFKVMLKEVDESYPAELLPADIAVYIAEKKAAAFAEDGREAIIITADTIVAYNDEILGKPADAKHAREMLSKLSGTNHQVYTGVSLGYGDKLYSFYDRTEVFFNVLTDAQIAHYISNYNPFDKAGAYGIQDWIGLIAVEKIIGSYTNVMGLPTEKLYRALSRF; from the coding sequence ATGTATCAGCAAAGCCTTCCCATCATACTTGCTTCAAAATCTCCACGCAGACAGGAACTATTGAGTGCCATGAACCTTGATTTTAAGGTGATGCTAAAGGAAGTGGATGAAAGCTACCCTGCTGAACTCCTGCCTGCAGATATAGCCGTTTACATTGCCGAAAAAAAAGCTGCAGCCTTTGCTGAAGACGGCAGAGAAGCGATCATCATAACTGCGGATACCATTGTAGCCTATAACGACGAAATTTTGGGTAAGCCCGCAGACGCTAAGCATGCAAGAGAAATGCTCAGCAAGCTATCTGGTACCAACCACCAGGTTTATACAGGGGTGAGTCTGGGTTATGGGGATAAGCTTTATTCTTTTTACGACAGGACGGAAGTCTTTTTTAACGTACTTACCGATGCCCAGATAGCGCATTACATCAGCAACTATAATCCTTTTGATAAAGCCGGAGCCTATGGGATACAGGATTGGATCGGGCTTATTGCTGTCGAAAAGATCATCGGTTCTTATACCAATGTAATGGGACTTCCTACCGAAAAACTATATCGGGCTTTATCCCGCTTCTGA
- a CDS encoding KdsC family phosphatase has protein sequence MFLEQLKQVTTFIFDVDGVLTNGDIIASDSGEFLRTFNIKDGYALQLAVKKGFHVCIISGGRGAAMQKRFEGLGINNIFLGVSDKVAVYNDLLAKYQLKAEEILYMGDDIPDLKVMKLVGLPTCPEDAVPEIKAISHYISPYSGGKTAVRDIIEKVLRVQHKWFDENPSAADSGK, from the coding sequence ATGTTTCTTGAACAGCTAAAGCAGGTTACAACTTTTATCTTTGATGTTGATGGTGTACTGACCAACGGTGATATCATTGCGTCCGATTCGGGTGAGTTTCTACGTACCTTTAACATCAAAGATGGTTATGCACTTCAGCTGGCTGTAAAAAAGGGCTTTCATGTTTGTATCATTTCCGGAGGAAGGGGCGCAGCCATGCAAAAGCGCTTTGAAGGACTGGGGATAAACAACATCTTTCTGGGCGTTTCCGATAAGGTTGCGGTGTACAACGATCTGCTGGCAAAATATCAGCTTAAAGCTGAAGAGATTCTTTATATGGGTGATGATATTCCTGACCTTAAAGTAATGAAACTGGTAGGCCTGCCTACCTGTCCGGAAGATGCCGTTCCCGAGATCAAAGCCATCTCGCACTACATCTCGCCTTACTCAGGAGGTAAAACCGCTGTCAGGGACATCATAGAGAAAGTCCTTAGGGTACAGCACAAATGGTTCGATGAAAACCCATCTGCTGCTGATTCTGGTAAATAA
- a CDS encoding 2Fe-2S iron-sulfur cluster-binding protein, with product MSIFKLKINFEEQGKETVELPIAGGESVLDVCLDHGIELQHNCGGVCGCSTCHVYVTRGMDDIQEISDKEEDFIDRAVRPRISSRLGCQCVVISGDIEVTIPDQSEFLGH from the coding sequence ATGAGTATTTTTAAGTTAAAGATAAATTTTGAAGAACAGGGAAAAGAAACCGTGGAATTGCCTATTGCAGGGGGTGAATCTGTGCTGGATGTTTGCCTGGACCATGGAATAGAATTGCAGCACAATTGCGGTGGGGTTTGCGGATGCAGTACCTGCCATGTATATGTAACCCGGGGTATGGACGATATCCAGGAGATTTCTGACAAAGAAGAGGATTTCATTGACAGGGCAGTCCGTCCCAGGATCAGTTCCCGTTTAGGCTGTCAGTGTGTAGTGATCAGCGGAGATATTGAGGTCACCATTCCCGATCAGTCAGAGTTTTTAGGTCATTAA
- the iscX gene encoding Fe-S cluster assembly protein IscX, translating into MQDKFALPIYWNDHEDIAQELYEKFGDEFGEARIYRIRFTELLDWILELPNFKGTREESNEGHLEQIQSAWVYEWRDNQK; encoded by the coding sequence ATGCAGGATAAATTTGCCCTACCCATTTACTGGAATGACCACGAAGATATAGCACAGGAACTGTACGAGAAATTTGGTGACGAATTTGGTGAAGCCAGGATATACCGAATTAGGTTTACAGAACTGCTGGATTGGATCCTGGAGCTCCCTAACTTTAAAGGTACCCGTGAAGAAAGCAATGAAGGGCATCTGGAGCAAATCCAGTCGGCCTGGGTTTATGAGTGGAGGGATAACCAGAAATAG
- a CDS encoding Ppx/GppA phosphatase family protein — MTAAVIDLGTNTFHLIIAQISPDNIEVLYKTNIPVKLGEGRINDHIIIPEAYERGLLALETFQDEIRKHQVDTVKAIATSAIRSAGNGENFVKAARSYAGITIEVVSGDQEAEYIFNGVKASGAIRETSLIMDIGGGSTEFIICNEDGLLWKKSYNIGAARLMQAYFNSDPISQTDMQAIISHLDNELADLKKACSIYKPIQLIGSAGAFETFMAMINGQLDLNSIPSHPIDLEAYRSISTTLRHSSHSERAAMPNLIPLRVDMIVIAAILTDYVIALSGIEGLSLSTYDLKMGVLESLRQSEAG; from the coding sequence ATGACCGCAGCTGTTATCGATCTTGGCACCAATACCTTTCACCTTATCATTGCACAAATTTCTCCGGATAACATTGAGGTCCTCTACAAAACCAATATTCCCGTAAAATTGGGCGAAGGCCGGATTAACGACCACATCATTATCCCTGAAGCTTATGAAAGGGGCTTGCTAGCCTTAGAAACATTTCAGGACGAGATCCGCAAACACCAGGTCGATACAGTAAAAGCAATCGCCACCTCTGCCATACGCAGCGCCGGTAACGGTGAAAACTTTGTGAAGGCAGCAAGATCCTATGCAGGAATAACCATTGAGGTAGTCAGCGGGGATCAGGAAGCGGAATACATCTTCAATGGCGTAAAAGCCAGCGGTGCAATCCGTGAAACTTCATTGATCATGGATATCGGGGGCGGAAGTACAGAGTTTATCATTTGCAACGAAGACGGGCTCCTCTGGAAAAAAAGCTATAACATCGGAGCAGCGCGGCTAATGCAGGCTTATTTTAATTCTGACCCTATAAGCCAGACCGACATGCAGGCCATTATCAGTCACTTAGATAACGAACTGGCTGATCTGAAAAAAGCCTGCAGCATTTACAAACCAATACAGCTGATCGGCTCGGCTGGTGCCTTTGAAACTTTTATGGCAATGATAAACGGGCAGTTAGACTTGAACAGTATACCCAGCCACCCTATTGATCTGGAGGCTTACCGGTCTATATCAACAACCCTGCGGCATTCCAGCCATTCAGAAAGAGCAGCGATGCCAAACCTGATCCCACTAAGGGTAGACATGATTGTGATTGCGGCAATTTTAACCGACTACGTGATTGCATTGAGCGGAATTGAAGGCCTGAGCTTATCCACTTACGACCTGAAAATGGGCGTACTGGAAAGCCTCAGGCAATCAGAAGCGGGATAA